The nucleotide sequence CGACGGCATTCCGACCGATTTCCTGTTCCGCGCCGGCGGCGACAACTCGGTGCGCGGCTACGCCTACCAGAGTCTCGGCGAACCGGTCGACGGCGGCGTCGCCTCGGTGCGCTATCTCGCGACCGGCAGCGTCGAATACAACTATTTCTTCACGCGCAACTGGGGCGCGGCGGTCTTCGTCGACGCCGGTGACGCTGCCGACAGCACAGCGGCGCTGTCGCCGGTATTCGGCTACGGCGTCGGCGCCCGCTATCGTTCACCGGTGGGTCCGGTCAACGTCGACGTCGCCTACGGCGAGGCGACCGACGAGGTCCGCCTGCATTTCTCGCTCGGGGTGTCGTTTTGAAGCGCGCTGGCTGGGTGCTCGCGGGTTTGCTCGGACTCCTGGCGCTGCTGCTTGGGGCTGCCGCCACGCTGGCGACGACGGCAACGGGTTTTCGCTGGCTCGCCGACGCGGCGAGCGCGCTCTCCGGCGAGCGGCTGAAATTGGAAGGCGTCAGCGGCCATCTCGGCGCACCGATCGCGGTCAAGCGTCTCACACTGGTCACGCAGTTGAGGCGTATCGAAGCCGAAGACCTTCGCCTGCGCTGGCAGCCGCGTGCCCTATGGGAGCGCCGTCTCGAAGTCGAGCTGCTCGCCGCGCGGGTCGTGCGCGTCGACGTCCTGCGCGAGGACCCGAGGCCGCCCCAGCTTCCGGCAAGCCTGCGCCTGCCGCTCGACGTGCGCGTGCACGCCTTCGATCTCGGCCGGCTCGAGATGACGAACGCGGCGTCGATGCAGATCTTCCGTCGCCTCCACGCGCGCCTCGACGGTCGCGGCGACCGCTATCGCGTGTCCGGCGCGCGCGTGCTCACGCCCTGGGCCGACGTAACGGGGCGTTTTGAGCTCGGCAAGGACGCGCCATTCGCCCTGCAGGGCAGCTTCGACGCGACCCGCCGCGAGCCGCTGCCGCTGCATGCGCGGCTGCGCCTGGCCGGCTCGCTCGCTGCGCTGCGCTTCGAGGGCGACGCGACGGCCGAAGGCATGAGCGTGGTCGCCAGCGGCGAGGCGGCGCCGTTCGCCGAGGTGCGGCTGCGGCGGGTGCTGCTCGCCGGGCAGGGCATCGACCCGCGCCGCCTTGCCCCCGGCGCGCCGACGGCCGACCTTGCCTTTTCCGGCGTGTTCGAGGGCCGCGCGGGCGAACGGCTGATCGGAACGTTCAGCCTCAGCAACGCGCTCGCCGGGCGCCTCGATCAGGAGCGGCTGCCCTTGGCCAATCTCAGCGGTGCCGTCTTCGGCGACGTCGCGGCGGCCGACTTCAGGGCGCTGACTGTCGATCTCGGCGCCGCCGGACGGTTCAGCGGCGCGGGGCAGTGGCGCAACGGCCGCGCCGTGCTCGACCTCGTCAGTCCGCGCGTCGATCTCGCCGCGCTGCACGGCAAGCTCTATCCGACGCGCATGGCGACACGCTTGCAGTTCGCCGGCGACCTGGCCCGGCAGACGCTCGACGGGACATTCTCCGAGCGCTGGGGCGAAGGCCGCTTCGCGCTCAGCCGCGACGCGGCGCGCCTGCGTCTCGAGACCCTGCAGTTTCGCGGGCGGGCCGGACAGCTGACCGCGTCGGGCGAAATGCAGTCCGACGCCACGCGCGCGTTCGCCGCCCGCTTCGACGCCACGCGGATCGACCCCGCGCAATTCGGCAAGCTGCCGCGCGCGCGGCTGAATCTGCGCGGCGCGCTCAGCGGTGCGCTGGCCCCGCAGCCGCGGCTTCTCGCCGAGTTCACCCTGCCCACGGGGGAGCTCGAAGGCAGCCCGATACGCGGCCATGGGCGCCTGCGTTACGCCGAGGGGCATCTCGCGGACGCCGACATCGATCTCGATCTCGCCGGTAACCGCGCAACGTTTACCGGCGCTTATGGCCGCGCCGGGGACCGGCTCGACTGGAACGTCGATGCACCCGACCTCGGGCGGCTCAAGTTCGGCCTGGACGGGCAGCTGACGAGCCGCGGCAGCGTCGCCGGCGATCCGGCCGCGCCGCAGGTCGAGATGCAACTCGCCGCCCGCGCCTTGCGGCTGCCCGGCGGCGTCGCGGTCGAGCACGCCGATCTCGCACTCACATTGCAGGCGACCGCGCGCGGCGCCTTCGAGGGCCGGGTCGACGCGCGCGGCGTGCGCGTCGCCGGGCAGCGCATCGCCACGCTCAGCGCCACGCTCGACGGGCAGCGCGCGGCGCATACGCTGGCGCTCGACGCGTCCTTGCCGCAGGGGCGGCTCAACGCGACGCTCGCCGGCGGCCTCGGCGCCGACTCGGTCTGGCGCGGTCAGTTGCAGAAGGCCGCGCTGCAGGGCGAATGGCCGATCGTGCTCACGGCGCCGGCGACGCTCGTGCTCGGCCGCGCGCAGCAACAGGTCGACGGGCTCGTGCTGTCGGTGGCAGGGGGCCGGGTGGCCATCGAGCACTTCAGCCGCCGCGGCACGCAGCTCGCGAGCCGCGGCAGCGTCGATCGATTTCCGCTCGCGCCGCTGCGCGATCTGCTCGAGGAGGGGCCGCGCTTCACGACCGACCTGCGCTTTGCCGGCAACTGGAAGCTGCGCGCCGACGAAACGCTCGACGGCACGCTGAGCCTGCGCCGCCAGTCGGGCGATCTGCGGCTCGCCGAGCCTGCGCTGCAGCTGGGTCTGGAGGCGCTGCAGCTCGATCTCGTCGCCGCCGCGAATCGCGTCGACGCGCGCCTGGCGGTCGAAAGTACGCGCGCCGGCCAGTTGCACGCCACGGCGCGTGCGGCACTCGTGCGCGAGGGTGCGGCGTTCACGCTGAACCGCGCCGCGCCGCTGGCGTGGAATGCCCGCTTCGACGTTCCCGATCTGCGCCTGGCCAAGGCATTTCTTCCGGTCGGCATCCGGCTCGACGCGCACCTCGTCGGTCGACTCGACGGCAGCGGCAGCATCGCCGCACCGCGCATCGACGGCGTCGTCGACGCGCAGCAGATCCGTTTCGCGATGCCAGAGCAAGGCGTCGCGATCAGCGATGGCACGCTCAGGCTCGCGCTTGCGGGGGATCGCGTGCGCGTGCAGCAGGGCGAATTGAAAGGCGCCGGCGGGGGCGGGCGCATCCGCGTGAGCGGCGAGGCGCAGCTCAGAAATCCACAGGCGGGGCTTACGCTCGAATTCGAGAAATTCGCCGCGATTCAGCGCAGCGACAGGCAGGTGATCGTGTCGGGCACCACGCGGCTGGTGATCGATCCGCGTCACCTGGAACTCCGCGGCGAACTGACGGCCGACCGCGCCCGGCTCGAAATGCCCGGGGCGAGCCGGCCGATGTTGTCGGACGACGTCGTCGTGGTCGGCCGGCCGCCGCGCGAAAAGCCCGCCGCGCAACGGTTTCCGCTCGCGCTCGACCTGCGGCTGCGGCTCGGCAGCGATTTCCTGTTCGACGGCGGGGGGCTCGACGCCCGCCTCGGCGGCGAACTGCGCGTCTTCACGGTCGACAAGGTCGTGCGCGGCGAGGGCACGATCCGGGTCGAGGAGGGGCGGTATTCGGCCTACGGCCAGACGCTTGCGATCGAGCGCGGCGTGCTGCGCTTCGTCGGACCGATCGACAACCCGGGGCTTGACGTGCTCGCGGTCCGCGTGACGCCGGCGGTCAAGGTCGGCGTGCAGGTCGGCGGAACCGTACAGCGCCCGCTCGTCAAGCTGTATTCGGATCCGCCGCTGCCCGACACCGAGAAGCTCGCCTGGCTCGTGCTCGGTCACGGCCTCGAAGGCAGCGGGCAGGAAGAGTTCGTGCTGATGCAGGTCGCCGCCGGCGCGCTGCTGTCGCAGGCCGAGTCGGTCAACGTGCAGGCGAAGCTCGCCGAGACGCTCGGCATCGACACCTTCGACGTGCGCTCGGGCGGGGGCGAAGACCTCACCAGCACCGTGGTCAGCCTCGGCAAGCGGCTGTCGTCGCGCGCAACCCTCAGCTACGAGCAAAGCCTCGACGGCCTGCACCAGTTCGTCAAGGTGCTGTACCAGCTGACGCCGCACGTGAGGCTCGAGGCGCAGGCAGGACAGCAAAGCAGTTTCGACGCGTTTTACACGCTCGAATACGATTAGGGCCTGTTGACGCTATTTTCACGCCTGCGGCGAGGTCGATTCGGGATGCGGCCCGCGAAGCACGCCGCGCCGCTGTGCGAGCACAGCAAGCGGACTGCGACAAAAGGATGCGCCCGAATCGGCCCGCCCCTCCGGGTTGCTGCGAGAAAGCGTGCGTGCGGCGTTACGCCGCCTGGCAAGAGATTTCCCTTGCCAGCGCGACGTGCCCTGCACTCACCGCTTTCTCGCGGCAACGCAGACGCGAAAATAGCGTCAACAGGCCCTGGATCGCGCAAGACCCGTTGTAGAATCGGGCGCATGTTCGACGCCCGCTTTACGCCATCCCCGTCCCGATCGTCCGTTTCGCGGGGAGGCTGCCGCTGATGCGCATCCTGCTTTCCAACGACGACGGTTATTTCGCCCCGGGCCTGGCGGCGCTGGCCGAGGCGCTGGCGCCACTCGCCGAGGTCACGGTCGTCGCGCCCGAGCGCGACCGCAGCGGCGCGTCCAATTCGCTCACGCTCGATCGTCCGCTCATGCTGCGGCAGGCCCCGAGCGGTTTCTATTACGTCAACGGTACGCCGACCGATTGCGTCCACCT is from Thiobacillus denitrificans ATCC 25259 and encodes:
- a CDS encoding translocation/assembly module TamB domain-containing protein; this encodes MKRAGWVLAGLLGLLALLLGAAATLATTATGFRWLADAASALSGERLKLEGVSGHLGAPIAVKRLTLVTQLRRIEAEDLRLRWQPRALWERRLEVELLAARVVRVDVLREDPRPPQLPASLRLPLDVRVHAFDLGRLEMTNAASMQIFRRLHARLDGRGDRYRVSGARVLTPWADVTGRFELGKDAPFALQGSFDATRREPLPLHARLRLAGSLAALRFEGDATAEGMSVVASGEAAPFAEVRLRRVLLAGQGIDPRRLAPGAPTADLAFSGVFEGRAGERLIGTFSLSNALAGRLDQERLPLANLSGAVFGDVAAADFRALTVDLGAAGRFSGAGQWRNGRAVLDLVSPRVDLAALHGKLYPTRMATRLQFAGDLARQTLDGTFSERWGEGRFALSRDAARLRLETLQFRGRAGQLTASGEMQSDATRAFAARFDATRIDPAQFGKLPRARLNLRGALSGALAPQPRLLAEFTLPTGELEGSPIRGHGRLRYAEGHLADADIDLDLAGNRATFTGAYGRAGDRLDWNVDAPDLGRLKFGLDGQLTSRGSVAGDPAAPQVEMQLAARALRLPGGVAVEHADLALTLQATARGAFEGRVDARGVRVAGQRIATLSATLDGQRAAHTLALDASLPQGRLNATLAGGLGADSVWRGQLQKAALQGEWPIVLTAPATLVLGRAQQQVDGLVLSVAGGRVAIEHFSRRGTQLASRGSVDRFPLAPLRDLLEEGPRFTTDLRFAGNWKLRADETLDGTLSLRRQSGDLRLAEPALQLGLEALQLDLVAAANRVDARLAVESTRAGQLHATARAALVREGAAFTLNRAAPLAWNARFDVPDLRLAKAFLPVGIRLDAHLVGRLDGSGSIAAPRIDGVVDAQQIRFAMPEQGVAISDGTLRLALAGDRVRVQQGELKGAGGGGRIRVSGEAQLRNPQAGLTLEFEKFAAIQRSDRQVIVSGTTRLVIDPRHLELRGELTADRARLEMPGASRPMLSDDVVVVGRPPREKPAAQRFPLALDLRLRLGSDFLFDGGGLDARLGGELRVFTVDKVVRGEGTIRVEEGRYSAYGQTLAIERGVLRFVGPIDNPGLDVLAVRVTPAVKVGVQVGGTVQRPLVKLYSDPPLPDTEKLAWLVLGHGLEGSGQEEFVLMQVAAGALLSQAESVNVQAKLAETLGIDTFDVRSGGGEDLTSTVVSLGKRLSSRATLSYEQSLDGLHQFVKVLYQLTPHVRLEAQAGQQSSFDAFYTLEYD